The following are from one region of the Desulfovibrio sp. Fe33 genome:
- a CDS encoding DUF3100 domain-containing protein encodes MVDAIKNVKVHLLVLALVVGSELIGILKFNVGPGMLVLIPMLYAVLIGTFMGPKFLKVVNDKDMGHASSLVALTLMLLMARYGTLVGPNILELIKAGPALLLQEFGNIGTLIVGIPVAIFLGLKREAVGAAHSIAREPNVALIGEVYGLDSAEGRGVMGVYICGTVFGTIFFGLTASILSALNLFHPYALAMAAGVGSASMMTATVGSLSAIYPEMADKIQALGVASNTLSGLDGLYMSMFIALPLANKLYKIVYRIRYGATQEA; translated from the coding sequence ATGGTAGACGCAATCAAAAACGTGAAGGTCCACCTGCTTGTGCTCGCGCTGGTGGTCGGCTCCGAGCTGATCGGCATTCTCAAGTTCAACGTTGGCCCGGGCATGTTGGTCCTGATCCCCATGCTCTATGCCGTCCTCATCGGCACGTTCATGGGACCGAAATTCCTCAAGGTCGTCAACGACAAGGATATGGGCCACGCCAGCTCCCTGGTCGCCCTGACCCTCATGCTGCTCATGGCCCGCTACGGCACCCTGGTCGGCCCGAACATCCTTGAGCTCATCAAGGCCGGTCCGGCTCTGCTCCTCCAGGAGTTCGGCAACATCGGGACCCTGATCGTCGGCATTCCGGTCGCCATCTTCCTCGGCCTGAAGCGCGAGGCCGTGGGCGCGGCCCACTCCATCGCCCGCGAGCCCAACGTCGCCCTCATCGGCGAGGTGTACGGACTGGATTCCGCCGAAGGCCGGGGCGTCATGGGCGTCTACATCTGCGGCACGGTCTTCGGCACCATCTTCTTCGGCCTGACCGCCTCCATCCTGAGCGCGCTGAACCTGTTCCACCCCTACGCCCTGGCCATGGCCGCAGGCGTCGGATCGGCCAGCATGATGACCGCCACCGTAGGCAGCCTCTCGGCCATCTACCCCGAAATGGCCGACAAGATCCAGGCGCTGGGCGTGGCCAGCAACACCCTGTCCGGGTTGGACGGCCTGTACATGTCCATGTTCATCGCCCTGCCCCTGGCCAACAAACTGTATAAGATCGTGTACCGCATCCGGTACGGCGCCACCCAGGAGGCCTAG
- a CDS encoding amidohydrolase: protein MPLNPEIEACFEEMRAIRRHLHTCPEIGLETAGTAAFVKGQLDSFGIGYQDIGANSLIATVEGRKPGKTIAFRADMDGLEITEETGLPYQSRTEGRMHACGHDGHTATMLTFARYLADHRDFDGTALLLFQSGEEGFGGALKIIEDGLFEKFNIDFMFGLHNWPGHAENHIIVHPGACMASEDRFDVTIRGMSGHASSPDLCVEPFAAVADFIGGAQSIIPRKVSAHDKAVISITQVHGGSAYNIIPDEVVIRGNVRTTDGGVQDLIEESLGRLADGLASIYGVRTTFAYHRKHPVLVNSTPEPAMKAAARVVGEENVRTKELPAMGSEDFAFFMQHTKGCFVWVGNGNDSPVLHNSKFDFNDHGILVGASYFAELLKEVTRQS, encoded by the coding sequence ATGCCTCTGAACCCAGAGATCGAAGCCTGTTTCGAAGAAATGCGGGCCATCCGCAGGCACCTGCACACATGCCCGGAAATCGGACTGGAAACAGCCGGGACCGCCGCATTCGTGAAAGGGCAGCTCGACAGCTTCGGCATCGGCTACCAGGACATCGGCGCCAACTCGCTGATAGCCACAGTCGAGGGGCGCAAGCCGGGTAAGACCATCGCCTTCCGCGCCGACATGGACGGATTGGAGATCACCGAAGAAACCGGACTGCCTTATCAATCCCGGACCGAAGGACGTATGCACGCCTGCGGCCACGACGGCCACACCGCCACCATGCTGACCTTCGCCCGCTATCTGGCTGACCACCGGGACTTCGACGGCACGGCGCTTCTCCTCTTCCAATCAGGCGAAGAGGGATTCGGAGGCGCGCTCAAGATCATTGAGGACGGCCTGTTCGAAAAGTTCAATATCGACTTCATGTTCGGATTGCATAACTGGCCCGGGCACGCGGAGAACCACATCATCGTCCACCCGGGTGCCTGCATGGCCTCGGAAGACCGTTTCGACGTGACCATCCGGGGCATGAGCGGGCACGCTTCCTCCCCGGACCTCTGCGTGGAGCCCTTCGCCGCCGTGGCCGACTTCATCGGCGGGGCGCAGTCGATCATCCCCCGCAAGGTCTCGGCGCACGACAAGGCCGTTATCAGCATAACCCAGGTGCATGGCGGCAGCGCGTACAACATCATCCCGGACGAGGTGGTCATTCGCGGCAACGTGCGGACCACCGACGGCGGCGTGCAGGACCTCATCGAGGAATCCCTGGGCCGCCTGGCCGACGGGTTGGCCTCCATCTACGGGGTGCGCACGACGTTCGCCTACCACCGGAAGCATCCGGTGCTGGTGAACTCGACGCCGGAACCGGCCATGAAGGCCGCGGCCCGCGTGGTAGGCGAAGAGAATGTGCGCACCAAGGAACTCCCGGCCATGGGAAGCGAGGACTTCGCCTTCTTCATGCAGCACACCAAGGGGTGCTTCGTGTGGGTCGGCAACGGCAATGATTCGCCTGTCCTCCACAACAGCAAGTTCGACTTCAACGACCACGGCATCCTCGTGGGAGCCTCCTACTTCGCGGAGCTCCTGAAGGAAGTCACGCGGCAGTCCTAA
- a CDS encoding L-serine ammonia-lyase, iron-sulfur-dependent, subunit alpha yields MDSLKELYKKGNGPSSSHTMGPQKAAREFMDRTPGAARYRATLFGSLAATGKGHLTDWIIEQTLGTERTEIVWKPEIVRPFHSNGMIFEALDGRGSVIDSWEVYSVGGGTIAEADSPTRGTKTLYPHSSLSAITAYCKENNLELWQYAEEQEGPELWPFLEDIWRAMQDAIERGLKRTGVLPGELHYPRKASTFFKKARTQSGPLRSTGKTFAYALAVAEENASGGKVVTAPTCGSAGLIPAVLRSMQESYELGEMEILHALAVGGLIGNIVKTNASISGAEVGCQGEIGTACAMAGGMAAYLFGGSLMQIDYAAEMSLEHHLGMTCDPVGGYVQVPCIERNAVSAIRAINAAEYVLFTDGEHRISFDQVVQTMAETGRDLKCGYRETSLAGLARLGIRKG; encoded by the coding sequence ATGGATTCTCTGAAAGAGCTCTACAAGAAAGGCAACGGCCCCTCCAGCAGCCATACCATGGGCCCGCAAAAAGCGGCCAGGGAGTTTATGGACCGCACGCCCGGAGCCGCGCGCTACAGGGCTACCCTGTTCGGCAGCCTTGCGGCCACGGGCAAGGGGCATCTCACGGACTGGATCATCGAACAGACCTTGGGAACCGAGCGCACGGAAATCGTCTGGAAGCCGGAGATCGTGCGTCCCTTCCACTCCAACGGAATGATCTTCGAGGCCCTGGACGGCCGGGGAAGCGTCATTGATTCCTGGGAGGTTTACAGCGTGGGAGGCGGCACCATCGCCGAAGCAGATTCGCCGACCCGGGGGACGAAGACCCTGTACCCCCACTCCTCGCTGTCGGCCATCACGGCCTACTGCAAGGAGAACAACCTGGAGCTGTGGCAGTACGCCGAGGAACAGGAAGGGCCGGAACTCTGGCCGTTCCTGGAAGACATCTGGAGAGCCATGCAGGACGCCATAGAACGCGGTCTCAAACGCACGGGAGTCCTGCCGGGCGAGCTGCATTATCCCCGCAAGGCCAGCACGTTCTTCAAAAAGGCCCGTACCCAGTCCGGACCGCTGCGCAGCACGGGCAAGACCTTCGCATACGCCCTGGCCGTCGCCGAGGAAAACGCCTCGGGCGGCAAGGTCGTCACCGCGCCCACATGCGGCTCGGCCGGGCTGATCCCCGCTGTCCTGCGCTCCATGCAGGAGAGCTATGAACTGGGCGAAATGGAAATCCTGCACGCCCTGGCCGTGGGCGGCCTGATCGGCAACATCGTCAAGACCAACGCCTCCATCTCCGGCGCGGAAGTCGGCTGCCAAGGGGAAATAGGGACCGCGTGCGCCATGGCCGGAGGCATGGCCGCCTACCTGTTCGGCGGCTCGCTCATGCAGATCGACTACGCGGCCGAAATGTCCCTGGAGCATCATCTGGGCATGACCTGCGACCCGGTCGGAGGATATGTTCAGGTGCCCTGCATCGAACGCAACGCGGTCTCGGCCATCCGGGCCATCAACGCGGCCGAGTACGTCCTTTTCACGGACGGCGAGCACCGCATCAGCTTCGACCAGGTCGTGCAGACCATGGCGGAGACGGGCCGCGACCTGAAATGCGGCTACCGCGAGACCTCCCTGGCCGGACTGGCCAGACTCGGCATCAGGAAGGGCTGA
- a CDS encoding nuclear transport factor 2 family protein produces the protein MKKLILLLALILVVASGAQNARSEGETDLSHKDKAVALIRSIESGDSGPVSYVNPEKYIQHNLLVADGLAGFGAVLAQLPAGSAKARVVRAFQDSEYVFLHTEYDFFGPKAGFDIFRFENGLIVEHWDNLQAIAPANPAGRTQFDGPTSVADRDKTEENKTLVKGFVKDVLMGGNPGKITDYIVPAYTQHNPAIGDGLEALGAALKAMADAGTPMIYTANHMILGEGNFVLSVSEGEFLGKPSAFYDLFRVENGRLVEHWDTIEEILPRDAWKNGNGKF, from the coding sequence ATGAAAAAACTGATCCTCTTGTTGGCCCTCATCCTTGTCGTCGCAAGCGGCGCGCAAAACGCCCGGTCCGAAGGGGAAACCGACCTGTCCCACAAGGATAAGGCCGTCGCCCTGATCCGGAGCATCGAATCCGGCGACAGCGGGCCGGTCTCGTATGTGAATCCCGAAAAGTACATCCAGCACAACCTGCTGGTCGCCGACGGCCTTGCGGGCTTCGGGGCGGTCCTCGCCCAGCTCCCCGCCGGAAGTGCCAAGGCCCGCGTGGTCCGCGCCTTCCAGGACAGCGAGTATGTCTTCCTCCACACCGAGTACGACTTCTTCGGCCCCAAGGCCGGGTTCGACATCTTCCGGTTCGAGAACGGCCTGATCGTCGAGCACTGGGACAACCTCCAGGCCATCGCCCCGGCTAATCCGGCCGGACGGACGCAGTTTGACGGTCCGACCTCCGTCGCCGACCGGGACAAGACCGAGGAGAACAAAACGCTCGTGAAGGGCTTCGTGAAGGACGTGCTCATGGGCGGCAATCCGGGCAAGATCACGGACTACATCGTCCCGGCCTACACCCAGCACAACCCCGCCATCGGCGACGGACTCGAAGCGCTGGGCGCCGCCCTGAAGGCCATGGCCGATGCCGGAACCCCGATGATATACACCGCCAACCACATGATTCTCGGCGAAGGCAACTTCGTGCTCAGCGTGTCCGAAGGCGAATTCCTCGGCAAACCCTCAGCCTTCTACGACCTTTTCCGCGTCGAGAACGGCAGGCTCGTCGAGCACTGGGACACCATCGAGGAAATCCTCCCCAGAGACGCCTGGAAGAACGGCAACGGCAAATTCTAG